In a genomic window of Pseudomonas putida:
- a CDS encoding glycine betaine ABC transporter substrate-binding protein, producing MKTSSFLLGCVLLCAGFAHAADKPLIRIGARVFTEQTLLAEITSQYLRTKGYDVQVTGGLGSNLARSAHESGQLDMLWEYTGVSLVAYNHVTDKLDSEQSYARVKELDAKKGLVWLTPSKFSNTYALALPKNVADEYPQINSISDLNKALRDEADTNHLVALDTEFANRSDGLGGMVQLYGMNLTRKNIRQMDAGLVYTALRNGQVFAGLVYTTDGRLNAFKLKLLKDDKHYFPDYTAAPVVRQAFLDAHPQLAEQLKPLAELFDDETMRQLNARVDVDHESPSTVAADFLRQHPLN from the coding sequence ATGAAAACATCAAGCTTTTTACTGGGCTGCGTCCTGCTGTGCGCAGGATTTGCCCACGCCGCCGATAAACCGCTGATCCGCATCGGCGCCCGGGTGTTCACCGAACAGACCCTGCTGGCGGAAATCACCTCGCAATACCTGCGCACCAAGGGCTACGACGTTCAAGTGACCGGCGGCCTGGGCAGCAACCTGGCCCGCAGCGCCCACGAAAGCGGACAACTGGACATGCTCTGGGAATACACCGGCGTGTCGCTGGTGGCCTACAACCATGTCACTGACAAACTCGACAGCGAACAGTCCTACGCCCGGGTAAAAGAACTCGACGCGAAAAAAGGCCTGGTCTGGCTCACCCCGTCGAAATTCAGCAACACCTACGCCCTCGCCCTGCCGAAAAACGTCGCGGACGAGTACCCGCAGATCAACAGCATCAGCGACCTCAACAAGGCGCTGCGTGACGAGGCGGATACCAACCACCTGGTTGCCCTGGATACCGAGTTCGCCAACCGCTCCGATGGCTTGGGCGGCATGGTCCAGCTTTACGGCATGAACCTGACGCGCAAGAACATCCGCCAGATGGACGCCGGACTGGTGTACACCGCGCTGCGCAACGGCCAGGTGTTCGCCGGACTGGTCTACACCACCGACGGTCGCCTCAACGCCTTCAAGCTCAAGCTGCTTAAAGACGACAAGCACTACTTCCCGGACTACACCGCCGCCCCGGTAGTGCGTCAGGCGTTTCTCGATGCCCATCCGCAATTGGCTGAACAGCTCAAGCCGCTGGCCGAACTGTTCGATGACGAGACCATGCGCCAGCTCAATGCGCGGGTGGATGTCGACCATGAAAGCCCCTCCACCGTGGCCGCCGATTTCCTGCGCCAGCACCCACTCAATTAA
- a CDS encoding ABC transporter permease yields MAIHHGKGLIGGALVIALLALLIHWIGIDTIEHYRDDLLFYLQAHLLLVLASMLAALVVGLPAGIFLSRPTRVARAERFMQIFNIGNTIPPLAVLAIALGVLGIGSGPAIFALFLASLLPIVRNTYEGLKNVQGSLKEAAVGIGMTPRQVLWKVELPNAVPIIIGGVRVALAINVGTAPLAFLIGANSLGSLIFPGIALNNQPQLLLGAACTALLALLLDGLVTGASRLWLERGLRPS; encoded by the coding sequence GTGGCTATCCACCATGGCAAAGGGCTGATAGGAGGCGCGCTGGTAATCGCCCTTCTGGCCCTGCTGATCCACTGGATCGGCATCGATACGATCGAACATTACCGCGACGATCTGTTGTTTTACCTGCAAGCTCATCTGCTACTCGTCCTCGCCTCCATGCTGGCCGCCCTTGTCGTGGGCCTCCCCGCCGGCATCTTCCTCAGCCGTCCGACCCGCGTCGCGCGTGCCGAACGCTTCATGCAGATCTTCAACATCGGCAACACCATTCCGCCGCTGGCGGTACTCGCCATTGCCCTGGGCGTGCTCGGGATCGGCAGTGGCCCGGCGATCTTCGCCCTGTTCCTCGCTTCACTCCTGCCCATCGTGCGCAACACCTACGAAGGCCTGAAAAACGTCCAGGGTTCGCTCAAGGAAGCCGCCGTCGGCATCGGCATGACCCCGCGCCAGGTGCTGTGGAAAGTCGAACTGCCAAACGCCGTGCCGATCATCATCGGTGGCGTGCGCGTGGCGCTGGCGATCAACGTCGGGACGGCGCCGCTGGCGTTCCTGATCGGCGCCAACAGCCTGGGCAGCCTGATTTTCCCCGGCATCGCCCTGAACAATCAGCCGCAGCTATTGCTCGGCGCAGCCTGCACCGCGCTGCTGGCCTTGTTGCTCGACGGCCTGGTGACAGGCGCCAGCCGCCTCTGGCTCGAACGCGGGCTGCGCCCGTCTTAA